One window of Quercus robur chromosome 5, dhQueRobu3.1, whole genome shotgun sequence genomic DNA carries:
- the LOC126726428 gene encoding F-box protein CPR1-like has translation MGRSDLPQDMVEDILSRLPEKSLKRFSCVNKSWSTLFQNPCFIAKHQHLSQKNWSIFASGVDCEANKPVLFLHPNFDDDAADDDFDSRGIILVSPFLEEEKKYEEFVGSCINGIICLKYYVEHNQTHDFALWNSAIREFKVLPSLPIHFPSNVDYEDVGFAFGYDSNSNDFKVITILSYWNDPGYTVTYNWDPKVIMHTQVEVYTLSTNSWRQVDYDTVSHINFPGRFREIYLNGVYHWSGMAPGIAKNYFVIVSFDMRNEVFGILSMPNLGDILDPAYVWEALAVLGNCVALVVFDYQPTDKIFHIWVMREYGIKESWTKQYVIGPFSGIPHIAGSELQILLLGDKILMVENNGEVVLYDLSAQKIKNLRVRGLPSLFRASQIMVYEESLVSIMG, from the coding sequence ATGGGGAGATCTGATCTACCGCAGGATATGGTGGAGGACATCCTTTCAAGGCTTCCAGAGAAATCTTTAAAGCGATTCAGTTGCGTAAACAAGTCATGGTCTACCCTTTTCCAAAACCCATGTTTTATTGCCAAACACCAACATTTGTCTCAAAAGAATTGGAGTATTTTCGCGTCTGGCGTAGACTGTGAGGCCAATAAGCCTGTGCTGTTCTTGCATCCTAATTTTGATGATGATGCTGCTGATGATGATTTTGATTCTAGAGGAATCATTCTGGTATCGCCGTTTTtagaagaggaaaagaaataCGAGGAATTCGTGGGATCTTGTATCAACGGCATAATTTGTCTGAAATATTATGTTGAACATAATCAGACCCATGACTTCGCCTTATGGAATTCGGCAATCAGAGAATTCAAGGTGCTTCCATCACTTCCTATCCACTTTCCATCTAATGTTGACTACGAAGACGTTGGTTTTGCATTTGGTTATGATTCCAATTCTAATGACTTCAAGGTAATTACAATTCTCTCCTATTGGAACGATCCTGGCTACACAGTCACATATAACTGGGACCCTAAAGTGATTATGCATACTCAAGTTGAGGTTTACACCCTAAGTACTAATTCTTGGAGGCAAGTCGACTATGACACCGTTTCTCATATCAATTTTCCTGGTCGATTTCGTGAAATATACTTGAATGGAGTTTATCATTGGTCTGGTATGGCCCCTGGTATTGCCAAGAATTACTTCGTCATTGTATCCTTTGACATGAGAAATGAGGTGTTTGGAATTTTAAGTATGCCGAATTTGGGCGATATTTTGGATCCTGCATATGTTTGGGAGGCTTTAGCTGTCCTAGGCAATTGTGTTGCTTTGGTTGTTTTCGATTATCAACCGACAGATAAAATCTTTCATATTTGGGTGATGCGTGAATATGGCATTAAGGAGTCTTGGACCAAACAATACGTTATCGGACCTTTTTCAGGAATTCCGCATATAGCTGGTTCCGAGCTCCAGATTCTTCTTTTAGGTGACAAGATTCTTATGGTGGAGAACAATGGAGAAGTAGTCTTGTATGACTTGAGTgctcaaaaaattaagaatcttCGAGTTAGAGGGCTTCCAAGCTTGTTTAGAGCTTCACAGATTATGGTTTATGAGGAGAGTCTAGTTTCAATTATGGGTTGA